In Pirellulaceae bacterium, the DNA window GTAAGGCAGGCATCCAAGTTCGGTGAGGTGCTTTGTGCTGACACATCAGCATGAATGGCTTGTCGGGGTCGCGTTGGTTTTTTAACCAGTCGATCGCATCTTCCGTGACCAAGTCCGTGCAATAACCCTCGACTTGTTCCCGTCCCTGTTGAGTTAGAAAAACCGGGTTGTAGTAATCGCCTTGTCCTGGCAGCACTCGCCAATAGTCGAAACCCTGTGGATCCGACTTGAGATGCCATTTGCCAATCATGGCCGTTTGATAGCCGACTTGCCGAAGCAGCTTGGGAAATGTCTGTTGGTTCCCGTCGAACCGATTTCCGTTGTGCATGAAACCATTAATGTGACTGTGTTTACCGGTTTGAATCACCGCTCGGCTCGGTCCACAGATTGAATTCGTGCAAAAACTGTTGCGAAACAGCATGCCTTCACGGGCCAATTGGTCGATGTTCGGAGTGGGATTCACTTGCTGGAGCCAACCGCCGTAGGCGCCAATCGCGTGCGGAGCGTGGTCATCCGTGAAAATGAACAGAATGTTGGGGCGATCGGCCGACACGGCAGTCGGTAAACCCACCGAGAGTGGGACGATTATCAATGCAAGTAGCGAATAAGCCGTGGAGCGAAGATTCACGTCGCGAGTCCTTCGATGAATTGGAAATCAAGGGTTATGGGCCAGACTTCGGCTATCTCGTCCAATTGTAGTCGCTCACCTGCCCGCGTGCACCTCTTCACCTCTCTTTCGGGACCAATCGTACTTGAACGTCCGAATCACTCCACCCAAGGGCGGCGGGTTTGCCGTGAAGAAAACAACTTAATATTTTCCGTTTGATTTGTCCGCTTGTGGGCCATCGTCAGCTTAGCAATCCGTCAATTCGAGGCCCAGCGGCTTTGCCCACGCACGCAGCTCTTCTCGGGTCATCTTGCTGGCAGCCAACACCAGCCGATTGTCAGCGGCTGCACCGAAAACCATTGCGTGATTAGGCCCATGCCATCGAAAGAGGGGCGCGGTTACTGAGTCGAAAGAGGGGCCGTTGTTGAAACATTGACGACCCTCGGCTGTCCATTCACCTGTGATCTCCAGCTTCCAACCGGAAAGGGCATTGAGCACACCCAGATTCGTTTGATAGTCTTGGTAGGGCAGGTGACAGTTGAACAGTACATCGTGCAGGACTTGAGCCAGTTTGCCAGCGATTTTGCTCGCCGATCGCACGGCCTCTGCCAAGTGACGAAAACCGAAAATCTGAATCGCAATCGGATTGAATCCACCCGGCTCTGCGATGGTCAATGAAAGGTCGCAGGTGTCATCCCATTCAATGGACAATCGTCCTTCCTTATTCATGAAGACATCAACGTGGTCATTCAGCTCAAGCGCCAAAAATATATCTTCAAACAGTTTTTTGCGTGTCGTTAAGTCTTTGCGAGCTGGTGCCGATTTGAGCAGCAAGATTCCCACAAAGGGTTGATTCTCGTTGTTATGTGGCCGAATTCCAGCCTGAATGCTCAATTCGGATGTCACCGATTCTGGTTTTGACTCATTGAAATACCACTCAAATTGCATGAACTCGATTTGCGGAAATCGAGTTTGGATTTCCACATAGTTGAGTGGCTCCTCGCTCCGCTTGGGAAGCATGGCGTGAGTAAGGGCTACTTCGGTGGCATCGAGACCGAAAACAGGCAGTAGCTGAGGGAGACCAAAAACAAAAATCTCGGCCTCGCCCCGTAAATCAGAATACGACTCGAAGAATTCACACGGGATGGTTGCCGCCTGAGGACTTATTTGAGCGATGATAGAGCCGATAAGTTTTTCGCTTCTTAGTAATGCCAGTTCACGCATTGAAAAGTTCCGATGAATGATGTTTCGTCTTTTCGAGATCGATTCGCATCAGGAAGGAGTGTGTTGGACAAGCTGCCGTGTCTGTCTGCCCCCGTAGCCAGAGATGGGCGTGGTCATTTAAATCCCTTGGTCTTGCTAGCTGAATGTGTTGGCTGTCGCCTCTCAATTCAATCGGAGGGCAAAAGCAGTCTTGGCTTTGATCCTAACTCTATGGCAGAATGGGCCGCCAACGTGGATTGATAAAGAATAGCGTCGAATGATGCTGGCGAAAATGATGGGAAAGGAGCCCGAGCGATGAGATCGAAAATAGGCGTATGTTTAGCAGCGGTGGTCGCCCAAGTAATCTGTACAGGCAATTTAATGGGGCGGGCTCCCGAGCTAGATCCGTTGCAAGGGAAATGGCAAGTTGTTGAATTAGTGATTGATGGAAGTGTCATTCCACCGGAGCAGATTCGATATAAGCTTCCGTCAGGTGGGGAAATTGACATCATTGATAACGCTTTTATTTTTAAATCGCCCTCGGATGGCCAGCAACACGCGAGGACATTCCAGCTGGATGCAACGCGTTTTCCGAAGCAGATTTATTTGACGTCTGACGCAGGGCCAGTCCAGGGGATTTACGAAGTCCGAGGCGGACAATTGTTGGTTTGCACCAGTGATCCATTACGTCCGGGTGTACCCACAGAATTTGCAGCGACCAAAGGAACGGGGCGGATGTTGATGGTGATGGGACGTCCTGAGGAGGTTGCGAAAGTGGCAGGCGGCCCGACTACTGCAGTAGCAGCCACGCCCGTGGCGTCGGCAAAGCCGAGCATCACTTTACCGGCTCCCCCGGCATCCGGCGTTATCCAGCCACCGGCTGCCGTGCCGAATTCGTCCGTATCAACATCGATCGTCAATGCGGTTCCGCCTCCGCTACGAGTGATCACCGATTCGGAGTTGGCACAGAAGCTGGTCGGCATGTGGAAACATGTTGATGGAGAGGGTGTGTTGTACGTGACGCTGAATGCGAACGGATCATTTACGACGCAGCGTGAGTTCCAAGATACCCAGACGTTTAATCGAGTGTTCACGAATACGTTTGTTTCAGTGGGCAACTGGCGTGTTGCGAAGGGCGCGTTGGTGCTGCAGATCAAATCGTCTTGGCGACCGGAACGCGTGAATCAAATGATTACGGTACAAGTCCGTTCGATTAACGCGCGAGAAGTCGTCTACGTTGACCAACTTGGACGTTCAAGTCGCGATGTTCGCGTCCAATGAGCCGGTGAGGTTTATCATTCGTGTCGCAACGCTTCGATTGGATCCATCTGAGCGGCACGAATTGCTGGATAGATGCCAAAGATGACACCGATGATGACGGCAATTCCAAACGCCAAAGGGATGGACATCGGTACGATGATCGGTTCCATGTCGCGGACGACAGAGGGCAAGCTGGCGATCAGCTTGGGGAAGTACTTCGTCGCGCCTTCACGAAGCAGGAACACTCCAGGTTTGACTGAGTAGCCAAGCACGATCCCCATGATTCCACCAAGCGCTGAGAGCACAATGGTTTCGACGAGAAATTGTCGGATGATGTCGGCTCGTTTGGCTCCTAGGGCACGTCGCACGCCAATCTCACGTGTTCTTTCGGTGACGGTGGCGAGCATGATATTCATAATGCCAATACCGCCCACGATAAGTGAGACCCCTGCGATAACACCCATGAAGACAATGAACATGATTCGCGTGTTCCTTGCTTGGTCGAGCAGTTCTTTCGGGACGATGATCAAGGTGTCACCGGCCCGTTCATGAGTACCTGCCAGGGTTTGTTTCACCAGTTCTGCAGTTCGCATTACATTGTCAACGTCGTCTACGCGCAATGTGATCTGGTTCAGCTCGATCTT includes these proteins:
- a CDS encoding TIGR03067 domain-containing protein, translated to MRSKIGVCLAAVVAQVICTGNLMGRAPELDPLQGKWQVVELVIDGSVIPPEQIRYKLPSGGEIDIIDNAFIFKSPSDGQQHARTFQLDATRFPKQIYLTSDAGPVQGIYEVRGGQLLVCTSDPLRPGVPTEFAATKGTGRMLMVMGRPEEVAKVAGGPTTAVAATPVASAKPSITLPAPPASGVIQPPAAVPNSSVSTSIVNAVPPPLRVITDSELAQKLVGMWKHVDGEGVLYVTLNANGSFTTQREFQDTQTFNRVFTNTFVSVGNWRVAKGALVLQIKSSWRPERVNQMITVQVRSINAREVVYVDQLGRSSRDVRVQ